In Zingiber officinale cultivar Zhangliang chromosome 3B, Zo_v1.1, whole genome shotgun sequence, a single window of DNA contains:
- the LOC122054878 gene encoding helicase-like transcription factor CHR28 codes for MGDGGWEMGDEEGNKKGSDVLIPVLGKTFLLGTFTIYSLYRSCECRQEFAAMGTLKQNYASILMLLLRLRQACDHPLLVKGFHTDTIGKDSLDMARQLPREMLINLRNQLEGLAICTICSDPPEDGVVSMCGHVFCYQCVSERLIGDTCPAPGCKDILGTDCVFSRGTLKSCICENFDDETSTSSTFDEQQITHSGYVSSKIKAALDILTTIASQSSSSVHDLIGDSASAQLNLTTEVPEKAIVFSQWTSMLDLLELSLNENLIQYRRLDGTMTLVSRDKAVKDFNTDPEVTVMLMSLKAGSLGLNMIAACHVILLDLWWNPSTEDQAIDRAHRIGQTRPVTVSRITVKDTVEDRILALQEEKRKMVSSAFGEDQTGTHATRLTVDDLRYMFNCYD; via the exons ATGGGGGATGGGGGATGGGAGATGGGAGATGAGGAAGGCAACAAGAAGGGGAGTGATGTTCTGATACCAG TACTGGGGAAAACCTTTTTATTGGGAACATTTACTATATATTCCTTATATAGAAGTTGTGAATGTCGGCAGGAATTTGCTGCCATGGGGACGTTGAAACAAAATTATGCAAGTATATTGATGCTTCTGCTGCGACTTCGGCAAGCCTGTGATCATCCCCTCCTAGTTAAAGGATTTCACACAGATACTATTGGAAAAGATTCACTTGATATGGCAAGACAACTTCCCAGGGAAATGCTTATTAATTTACGTAACCAGTTGGAAGGTTTGGCGATTTGTACCATCTGCAGT GATCCACCAGAAGATGGTGTTGTATCAATGTGTGGGCATGTCTTCTGCTACCAGTGTGTATCCGAACGTTTAATTGGTGACACGTGTCCTGCACCTGGTTGTAAAGATATACTTGGTACTGATTGTGTATTTTCACGTGGTACCCTGAAGAGTTGCATCTGTGAAAATTTTGATGATGAAACTTCAACCAGTTCTACATTTGATGAGCAACAGATTACCCATAGTGGCTATGTATCATCTAAAATTAAAGCAGCACTTGATATACTGACGACAATTGCAAGTCAAAGTTCAAGTTCTGTTCATGATCTTATAGGTGATTCTGCTTCTGCTCAATTAAACTTGACTACTGAAGTTCCGGAGAAGGCCATTGTTTTCTCCCAGTGGACCAGCATGCTAGACTTGCTCGAGCTTTCATTGAATGAAAACCTAATACAGTACAGGAGGCTTGATGGAACAATGACTCTTGTGTCACGAGACAAGGCTGTAAAAGACTTCAACACTGATCCAGAG GTAACTGTTATGCTTATGTCGTTAAAAGCAGGAAGTCTTGGCCTGAATATGATTGCTGCCTGTCACGTAATTCTTCTTGATCTTTGGTGGAACCCATCTACCGAAGACCAAGCAATTGATCGAGCACACAGAATTGGTCAGACTCGTCCTGTGACTGTTTCCCGAATAACTGTCAAAGATACAGTTGAAGATCGCATATTGGCTCTTCAG gaggagaagagaaagatGGTTTCTTCTGCATTTGGCGAAGACCAAACGGGTACTCATGCGACCCGGCTCACAGTAGATGATCTTAGATATATGTTTAACTGTTATGACTAA